The following coding sequences are from one Salvia hispanica cultivar TCC Black 2014 chromosome 3, UniMelb_Shisp_WGS_1.0, whole genome shotgun sequence window:
- the LOC125211301 gene encoding mitochondrial outer membrane import complex protein METAXIN-like, translated as MEDGRDQRDALTLVARKPSFSLPTACPNCLPAYIYLKFANIPFSLEFNLIHPDSDLIPFVESGDYVAYNNENGGVLQKLKEDGIVDLDAEVTGVPEWVSFKAMVESWLADAVLYELWVGSDGKSAHKIYYSDLPWPIGKILYYKQVYAVKQLLGITSENAERREEEIYRRVSVAYSALSAKLGEQTFFFEDRPTSLDAVFLGHSLFTLLALPETSVLRSKLLAHANLVKYADNLKLEYIDASSSSSSVPQSDPSSSAPKRGPSHWSSKPKNKPTREKTEEEKKFKRRAKYFLATQLVAVLIFLSILGGSNDAEVELGDDDGFDYE; from the exons ATGGAAGATGGGAGAGACCAAAGAGATGCGCTAACACTTGTGGCAAGAAAGCCCAGTTTCTCGCTGCCCACCGCTTGCCCCAACTGTCTCCCAGCTTacatttatcttaaatttgCCAACATCCCCTTCTCTTTGGAATTCAATCTCATTCATCCCGATTCTG ATCTGATACCCTTTGTTGAGTCTGGTGATTATGTTGCTTATAACAATGAGAATGGCGGAGTCCTTCAGAAATTAAAGGAAGATGGCATTGTTGACTTGGACGCTGAGGTCACTGGTGTACCTGAATGGGTTTCATTCAAGGCGATGGTTGAGTCATGGCTTGCTGATGCAGTCTTGTATGAACTATGGGTGGGTTCTGATGGCAAGTCAGCACACAAGATTTATTACTCTGATCTCCCTTGGCCCATAGGAAAGATTTTGTATTATAAGCAAGTCTATGCGGTGAAACAACTACTTGGGATAACATCAGAGAATGCAGAAAGAAGGGAAGAAGAG ATATATAGAAGAGTAAGTGTGGCATATAGTGCTCTGTCAGCTAAGTTGGGGGAACAGACATTTTTCTTTGAAGACAG GCCAACAAGTTTGGATGCAGTTTTTCTTGGTCATTCTCTGTTTACGCTTCTTGCTTTGCCT GAAACATCTGTTCTAAGAAGCAAGCTCTTGGCTCATGCTAATCTTGTGAAGTATGCTGATAATCTTAAACTGGAGTATATAGATGCCAGTTCGTCATCTTCATCAGTTCCTCAATCAGATCCCTCGTCATCAGCTCCTAAAAGAGGCCCTTCACATTGGA GTTCAAAGCCAAAGAACAAACCTACTAGGGAGAAGACAGAGGAAGAGAAGAAGTTCAAGAGGCGCGCTAAATACTTTCTAGCTACACAGCTTGTTGCTGTTTTGATTTTCCTTTCCATTCTTGGTGGTTCTAATGATGCTGAAGTGGAGCTTGGTGATGATGACGGCTTCGACTATGAGTAG
- the LOC125209753 gene encoding uncharacterized protein At5g39865-like — translation MKIMLRKLKKISNTSPTWRNQASVSPAMPQHEDEQPCPKQEASDSSVVLYTTSLRGIRKTFEDCKTIKFLLGSFRVVYSERDVSMHMEYREELWGILGGRVVPPRLFVRGKYVGGADEVVRLHDNGMLRAMLQGIPLAPSARPCGACGGMTFLLCGTCNGSKKVNVANGARARCPDCNENGLVKCTLCHVG, via the coding sequence ATGAAAATCATGCTTAGAAAACTCAAGAAAATCTCCAACACCTCCCCTACTTGGAGAAACCAAGCCTCAGTCTCGCCAGCCATGCCACAACACGAAGACGAGCAACCATGCCCGAAGCAAGAAGCATCGGATTCCTCGGTGGTCCTCTACACCACGAGCCTAAGGGGGATCAGGAAGACCTTCGAGGATTGCAAGACGATCAAGTTCCTCTTGGGGAGTTTTAGGGTTGTGTATTCGGAGAGGGACGTGTCGATGCACATGGAGTATCGGGAGGAGCTCTGGGGGATCCTAGGCGGCAGGGTGGTCCCCCCGAGGCTCTTCGTTCGGGGGAAGTATGTGGGAGGGGCGGACGAGGTTGTGAGACTGCACGATAACGGGATGTTGCGGGCTATGCTGCAGGGGATACCTTTGGCCCCCTCTGCACGCCCCTGTGGGGCGTGCGGGGGTATGACCTTCCTGCTGTGTGGCACGTGCAATGGGAGCAAGAAGGTCAATGTGGCGAACGGGGCACGTGCGAGGTGCCCCGATTGTAATGAGAATGGATTGGTTAAGTGCACACTTTGTCACGTTGGTTAA